In the Sphingobacterium sp. PCS056 genome, TCGATAAAGAAGAGCAATCTATTATCTCAGAAAAAGAAGCTTTTAAAAACTTTAATAATTTCCAAGGATATACCGAAGAGCTCTACCATTGTATTGTTAATTTCAGCAATCTCTACTATACAAATTCGTGGAACTGGGGAGAAGACGAGATTACCTCTACTGCTGGCGACTACCACTTTATACATAAGATTGATAATGGCAATTTTTGGGGCTGGCAGGCACAGCACGATGGTTGGGGTTCGGGATGGATGGAACAAAATGATTTTACAACAGAATTTTTAGGAGGAAACGATCGCAACATCAATAAAGATCTGTGGAATGCAGCTTGGTTCGGCCTTCGCAAAATCAGCATTGGTCTTGAAAATATGGATAAAATGACCGAAGCCTCTCAGGAAGAACGGGACCTTATTAAAGGACAGTTGCTTTTCTTTAGAGGCTGGTTTCACCATCGCTTGATGGAATATTTCGGAGGTATGCCTTATATCAATAAGGTATTGCCAAGTGATGAGAAACTCACCCTTCCCCGTCTAAATTATCATGAATGTGCAGATTTGGCAGCAGCAGATTTCCGCGAAGCAGCTAATCTTTTGCCCATCAATTGGGATGATACCAATCCGGGCAAAAGAACACTGGGGAAAAATGCTTTGCGCATCAATAAAATAATGGCTTTAGGTTATCTGGGTAAAAATTACCTGTGGGCAGGTAGCCCACTGATGAATTTTACGGTAACCGGTAGCCGCACCTATCAAGCAGATTATTGTAAAAAAGCAGCCGAAGCGTTTGGAGAATTGTTGTCGCTCACCGAAGGTGGACAGACTCCTTATAAATTGGTAGATTTTGAAAACTATCATCTCAATTTCTATACCATCAGTGAAAATTGGGCACTCCCAGGAAGTACTGAGGCCATATTTAGAGGTCCTTATAATGCGGGTAACAACACCCATTATGGAACCAGTAAGCAGTATATGCCAAGCTTAATCACCGAAGGCGATGCTCTCAAATTTGTCCCTACAGCCAATTATGTCAATTATTATGGAATGGCTAATGGTTTACCCATTAAAGATATCACACAAGCAGATGCAGAATCTGGATATGATCCACAATATCCATGGAAAGGACGTGACCCAAGATTTTACAATGATATCGTCTTTGATGGCGTTAAGGTTATAAAAGGTACCATACCTCCCAAGGATAGACCAGAAAATGAATACCGATATGCACAACTCTATACCAATGGATCTTATCGTAATATTCAAAATGGAAGCCGTACAGGTTACACGCTTCGCAAATTTATTCCATTAACAACAAATGATTATGACAGAGCTTTTGACTATGGATCCAATATGCATATCTATGTTCCTTATATGCGTCTGGCAGATGTCTACCTCATGTATGCAGAAGCGGCATCTATGGGAAATAATTCTGCTAATGGAAAATCGGCAAATTATAACAAAACAGCGGTAGAGGCAGTCAATATAATTCGTAAACGTGCTGGAGTCGCTGATGTAAACACGAAATTCTTGGCTTCTTCAGATGCCTTTATTGGTGAATTACGCCGCGAAAGAGCTGTTGAACTTGCCTATGAAGGACATCGTTTCAATGATTTGAGAAGATGGTTGTTACTTACAGAAAGTCCATACACCCTAAAAACTGCGCTTGAATTTGATAGGACGGGAACTTTCAATACAACTGACCCTACTCAAAACCGTGTGGTTAATATGAAAGAAAAAGTATTAGTAGAACGAAAATTTACAAGCAAGCACTACTGGCTTCCCTTAAAAGTATCGGATGTCAGTATGTACCCTGAATTTTCACAAAATCCCGGATGGTAACTCGAATGAGCGATCAATTCATAAAATTATGAGACAATGAAATATAAAAAATTAAAAATAGCATTGTGCCTGAGTATGGTCGGTTTGGGTACGCTTGACGCATCGGCATCTCGCTTATTTCAATATAAAAGCAATGCCCCAATATCACCAACAAGATTCGGATTAAAAGACACCCTGCAAACCGATACGACAGAGCTCATACAGGTGGCTTTTCGTAAGGTCAAAAAGCAAAATCTCATGGGCGAAATCCAAGCCATTAATCTTGCCCAGGTAATGGAAAAAAATTACACAACTTATAGTTTACAAAATTTAGATGCACTTGTTTCTGGATATAATGGAAATATCTGGGGTTCTTCTGGTTACCTACTATTAGTAGATGGATTCCCTCGTGATGCCGACAATGTCATGCCCACCGAAATTGATCAGATCTCGGTATTGAAAGATGCAAATGCAATCGCACTTTATGGTAGCCGTGCAGCAAAGGGTGTCATTTATATTACGACTAAGCGTGGAAAAGCTGGTAATCAAAAAATTAACATCCGTACCAATGCAGGGATCAATACCCCCATCAGTTATCCGAAATATCTCGGTTCTGCTGAATATATGACGCTCTACAATGAAGCAAGACGAAATGACGGGCTTCCTCATCTATATACACAGGATAATATTTATAAACATAGCACAGGAGAGAATCCCTATCGTTACCCAAATGTAGATTATTATTCATCAGATTACATTAAAAAAAGTTACAATCGATATGATGCTACAGCAGAAGTATCTGGTGGCAATGAAAGGACGCAATATTATACCAACTTTGGATTTTGGTCTGCTGGATCATTATTAAACTTTGGTGAGGCAGTTGACAATAATACTTCCAATCGCTTTAATATGCGAGGTAATATTAATGTTAAATTAAATAAGATCATTTCGTTAAATGTGGATGCAGCAGCGAGCTTCTATACATCAAAAGGTGTCAATGCAGATTATTGGGCGGCAGCTGCCACAGGCAGACCCCACCGCTTCTCCCCGCTCGTACCCATCAGCATGATTGAAGAAAGTGATGAAAACTCTTTGATTCTAGTCAACAACAGTAACTTTCTAGTAGATGGCAAATATTTATTAGGGGGTAGTCAATTGGACCAGACAAACGCATTTGCTAACATCTATGCCGGTGGAAGCAATAGACACCTCAATAGACAATTTCAGTTTAACACGGGGTTAGATTTTAATCTAAATGATGTACTGGAGGGTTTAACACTTAAAACGGCAATGGCTATTGATTATCAAAATCAATATAATCAATCGTATAATAATAATTATGCTGTATACCAAGCCAATTGGAACAACTATAATGGTAACGATCTCATCAGTAGTCTTACCAAATATGGAGACGACCGTATTTCTGGTGTACAAAATATAGGTGGGAGTGCCTACCGACAGACATTAGGCTTTACAGCGCAATTAAACTATGCACGTACATTTAATGAGCAACACCATGTGTCCGCGATCCTACTGGCCAATGCATTTCAGATCGGAGAGTCCGCTGAATACCATAAACAGAGCAATGCTAACCTAGGTTTACAACTTGGATATCAGTTTGCAAATAAGTACTATGTCGATTTTAGTGCTGCTTTACCACATTCTGCTAAATTACCAGAAGCAAAACGTAAAGCCATTTCACCAACATTATCGATGGCATGGCGTCTGAGTGAAGAAGAATTCATGAAGGGCAGCACGATCTTTAACAACTTAAAATTAAAGGCTTCTGCTGGTATTATCAATACCGATCTCGACATACAAGACTACTACCTTTATCAGGGATACTACACCTACAACAATGCCGCATGGTATAGTTGGAGAGATGGTCAACTGGTACACACTTTTGATCGTTTTAGAGGTGAAAACATGGATATGAGATATCCACAACGCCGGGAGATCACCTTTGGCCTAGAAGCCGGCATGTACAATAACTTGGTGACATTTAATGCCTCTTATTTCTATAACCAGATGCATGGAATGCTCGTACAGCCAAACACGTTATACCCGATGTACTTTATGTCCTACTGGCCTACCTATTCAGACATGCCATTTGTCAACTTTAATGTAGATGAACGCCAAGGTGTGGATTTTGGTTTAAATATCAATAAAAGCTTCAACAATAGTTTTATTTCTTTAGGAGTAACGGGTCTTTACTATGACACAAAAGCAGTAAAACGCGATGAACTGTATGAAAATGCCTATCAGAACAGAGCCAATAAACCTTTAGATGCAATCTGGGGACTTCAAAATGAAGGATTTTACAGAGATCAAGCAGATGTTGATCAATCACCTGTCAGTACTTTCGGAGAGGTAAAACCTGGAGATATTAAATATAAAGATCAAAATGGTGACGGAACAATTGATACCCGCGATGAGGTTTACTTAGGCAAAGCTGGTTGGGCAGGAGCCCCATTTTCACTAGGTTTTAACTTCACTGCTAAATGGAAAAATCTGACATTATTTGCTGTTGCAACAGCCAGATATGGTGGATATGAAATGAAAAACAGCTCTTACTTCTGGATGGATGGCGAAGATAAATACTCCATTATAGCACGCGACCGTTGGACAGAAGAAAATAAAGAAACTGCCACATATCCACGCTTAACCACTGGAAACAGCGACAACAATTTCCGAAGTTCAGATTTTTGGATGTATAAAAGCAATCGATTTGACTTATCTAAGGTACAGATTTCCTATGATTTCCCAACAAGTGTTTTAGGAAAGGGAATCGTCAAAGAACTCGGTATCTATACAAATGGTTATAATTTGATGACCTTTTCCAAAGAAAAAGAAACGATGCAACTCAACATAGGTGGTACACCGAGAACAAGATTTTTCAATTTTGGTGTAAAGGCCTTATTCTAAATTATCAGCGAAAAATAATTGACATGAAAAAAATAATATTCATATTAAGCATTGCCTCTGTCCTATCGCTCACTTCCTGTGAAGATATGTTTGAGCCTGCCATCGAAAATATATTAGATATTGAGACGGCATACGATAGGCCTTTGTACGCGCAGGGATTATTATTAAATGGTTATACCAGAGTACCCACAAACAGTTGGTCATTTAACGATGTAGCCACAGACGATGCCGTAACTAATGAAAGGGCAAATGATTATCAGAAAATAGCTACAGGGCAATGGACCGCAATCAACAATCCATTTGATCAATGGCGGAATAGCAAATCAGCAATACAGTATATCAACAACTTTTTAGAATTAACGGACAAAGTAAGTTGGGCCTCGACAGAGCATGTTACCACCATGTTCAATGATCGCATGAAAGGTGAAGCCTATGGCCTCCGTGCCTTATTTATGTTCCACCTACTTCAATCCCATGCAGGAAAAACGAGTAGCGGTGAACTTATGGGCATACCCATTATACTTGAACATGAGGTATTATCATCCGATTTCAATCATAAAAGAGCCACTTTTGAAGCCTGTATGAAACAAATTTATGCAGACATTCAAAAAGCAGAAGACTTATTGCCTTTAGATTATGAGGATATTTCATCCGATAGTCAGATTCCCGCAAAATATCAAGCACTGGCGATCAAAATGGACGATTACAATCGAGTTTTCGGCTCACATTTCCGTTTACGAATGACAAAGAGAATCGCGCAAGCGATCAAAGCCAAAGCCGCGCTTATGGCAGCTAGTCCCGCATTTTCAAGTGGTAACAGTACGACTTGGGCTGATGCCGCAAACTACGCAGGTCTTGTGATCCAGCAAAAGGGAGGTGTATCTGGCATAGATCCACAAGGAGCGTTATATTATCAGCAAAATAGTGTCAATGCCATGAACGAAGGTCGCAATACCTCGGAAATACTATGGCGAGTAGACCGTGGCGATGTGTCGTCAAATTTAGAAGCAGATCAATTCCCTCCTACATTGTTTGGACGTGGACGGATTAATCCAACCCAAAATCTGGTCGATGCGTTTCCAATGGCCAATGGATATCCAGTGAGCGATATCGCAAATAGTGGATTCAATGCTCAGGCCCCTTACGAAAATCGTGACCCTAGGCTTAAACAGTATATTTTGGTCAATGGCGGTACTTCTGGTGTTAATAATACGGCAATCAATACATCTGTAAACAGCCCAACCAACGATGGTTTAAATAAAGTAGAAACCTCCACTCGGACAGGATATTATTTGCGCAAGCTTTTACGTCAGGATGTCAATCTCAACCCTTCCTCTACATCGGGGCAGTATCACATCACTCCACGTCTGCGTATGACCGAGATATATCTCGCCTATGCCGAAGCTGCCAATGAAGCTTGGGGACCTACTGGTACTGGTACACAATCATTTTCGGCTTACGATATCATTAAAGCTATCCGAACACGTGCTGGTGTAGGCACAACCAATGGAGACCCCTACCTCAATCAGGTCAAAAACAATAAAGAGCTGATGCGCGAACTCATCCGAAATGAAAGAAGATTGGAATTATGCTTTGAAGGTTTTCGATTTTGGGATATCAGAAGATGGAATAAAAACTTGACTGAACCAGCTCGGGGTATCAGCATTGAAAATAATAGTTATACCAATATCAATGTTGAAAACCGAGTATATGAACCATACATGCAGTACGGTCCTATTCCATATAGCGAAATCCTAAAATACAGTAATCTTGAACAAAACATGGGATGGTAAAACATTAATAAAAAAAATCAGATGAAAAAATTAAATATATTTTCCGTTATACTAGTATTCGTATTTACATCCTGTAAAAATCAGGATTGGGAGTTTCCAGATTTTGAATACCAAACCGTATATTTCGCTTATCAATATCCCGTACGTACGATTACCATGGGAGAAGACTTGTTTGATACCTCATTAGATAATGAAGGTAAAGTCAAGGTAATGGCTACTACTGGCGGTGTCTATGATAATAAAAAAGACATCACCATTGATTTTACGGTAGACAACACGATGACCAACAAAATCGTATACACTTCAACTGACGGCGATGTGATTCCTTTGCCAAGTAACTATTATACGATAGCGTCCAACAAGATAGTGATTCCAAAAGGTAGCTTAACTGGAGGTGTAGAGGTGCAGTTAACAGCCAATTTCTTTGCCGACCCTAAAGCAATCACCACCAATTATGTGCTTCCTATTCGTCTCACTCAGGTCATGAATGCAGATTCTATTTTATCAGGAACTCCAAAGGCAGGAAGCCTACGCCGAAAAGCAGTAGCTGACGACTGGGACACAGCACCTAAAGATTATATCTTCTATGCCATTAAATATATCAATACCTGGCAAGGCAATTATCTCCGCCGCGGTCGTGATATGATTGTTGGTAAAAATGGAAATAATACCCTAAGTCAAACGCAAATTAGGAGAAATGCATACGTAGAAAAAGATGAGGTAAAAAGCCTGACCACAGCGTCTTTAAAAAACACGATCCTTCCATTAACATTCAAGGATGTAGACGGTACCAATATCAACTGTAATCTGATGCTATCCTTCGACAATAACAATAATTGTGTGATCAGCTCAGCTACGACAGGTGTCACAGCATCAGGAAAAGGAAGCTTTGTAAAAAAGGGTGATAAAAATAGTTGGGGAAATACCGATCGCGATGTCTTGTACCTCGATTATCAAATCGATATGCAAAAAATGAGTATAAGTACAACAGATACCTTAGTCATGCGGGACAGAGGAGTTAAAATGGAAACATTTTCTGTCCGATTAAAACCATAATTCAATTACCTACAAATCACTTAGCAATATGTACCGATTAAATATAAAAATAGCATATGGACTGATGGCGGGACTCTTATTTAGCGCTTGTGCTAAACATGAAGTTTTAGAATATGGAACAGAGAAACCTGAAAGTATTATTGCCCAGGAAAATATTGATGCCTATAGTCCATTGATCTCATACATCGATAAAAATGCTCATCCAAACTTTAAATGGGGAGTGGCCCTCAATATGGACGATTACCTGAATAAAGGGGTTATGTTTCGCTTAGCAAATCGAAACTTTGAACAAATGGTCATGGGATACGAAATGAAGCATGCTTCAATTGTACAAGCTGATGGCAGCCTGAACTTAAGTAAACTAGAGCGTCTGATCAAAGCAGCACAAGAAAATAATATGCAGCTCTTTGGTCATACACTCACATGGCATTCAGGACAAAATGCAGCCTACTTAAATAGTTTGATTGCCCCGATAAAACTACCCGCTGGCTCTGAGCCAAGCCAAGGAGGTATCAGTGTGCCTTTACAGTCAGGATATGCCATGAAGATGACTAATCCATCAGTCGTAAATGCATGGGAGGCACAGACGGCATATGACATTGCTGGCATAGAAACAAATACCCAATATGTAGTGAAATTTGCAGCAAAAGGTAGCAAAGCAGGTAGTATCGGTATTGATCTACAAGCAACATCCAACTATTCAGGCGATAGTTTCGGTGCTATTGCCCTCACCACTGAATATAAAGAATATGAACTTAAATTAACGACGACCGCCGTTCGTAATCGATTTATCATCAATTTTGGACAATACGCTGGAACAATATTTATAGATGACATCTCCTTAAAAAAGGTCGGCAGTAATGCCGATATCATCGCCGGAGGAAACTTTGAAAGTGGTATAAGTGGTTGGTTTGGTTGGGGCAATAGTTCTACGCGATCACAATCCGCAGAAGGTGAAGGATATGGAGGACCTGGTGGAACTGTTATTGAAAAAACACCTGAAGAGAAAAAAACAATTCTTACCGAAGCATTAGAAACTTTTATTGCAGGTATGTTTTCTGTAACAAAAGATTACGTCAAAGCTTGGGATGTGGTCAATGAGCCTATGTCCGACTGGCCAGATCAGTACGCCTTGAAAACTGGAATTGGTAAAGCCGAATTAGCAGAGGACGAATTTTATTGGCAAGACTATCTGGGTAAAGACTATGCTGTCAAAGCCATTCAACTTGCTCGTAAATATGGCAATCCCAATGATATCCTTTTTATAAACGATTATGGTCTTGAAGGTAGTGGTGATAAATGTAAAGGTTTAATTGCCTACGTCAATTATGTGGAAAGCAAAGGTGCCAAGGTAGATGGCATCGGTACGCAGATGCACATCAATAGCACTGCCAATAAAGATCAGATCGTCAATATGTACAAATTACTCGCTGCAACCGGCAAAATGATAAAAGTCTCTGAGCTTGATATCGGTCTTGGAGATAACATCAAAACAGCAAATGCCACTGCCGAAATGTATCAACAGCAAGCAGAAATGTATCAATTTGTCATTGAAAAATACTTTGAAATTATCCCTAAAGCACAACAATATGGGATAACCATATGGAGTCCTTTGGACAGTCCAGATCGCGAAAATTCTTATTGGAGAAGAGGAGAACCGATTGGAATATGGACCGAATCCTTTGTTCGTAAACCTGCATATCAAGCGGTAGCAGAGGCTTTGCAAAAACAGAAATAAGGTGATTAAATGATCTGGTAAATTGAGGGGAGGGTTAAAAAAAATAGAAACCCTTCCCTCTTTTTTATTCGATAGGGTTACAACATATCATTCAAACAATCAAGATGAAATTAATCATAAAAACAGCTGCTTATTTACTGCTTTTATTCTTGTACAGTTGTAGTCATCGATCTTCAAAAAAAGAAGATCATAAAGTCGTATTACAGGTCGGCACATATACACTCTTGCAAGATGAATATTATTATCTAAAAGAAAAATTAAAACGTAATCATCAAGATTCCATCCAGCTACTTGAAGAAATACGGGATCAAGCCTACCTATTAGCTTTTGCAAATGAGCATCGTTATGATACCATCAATGAGCTCAATAAGCGTCTGGATTATGCACTGAAATTTTATATAGCTCAGGTGGACGGGTACCTTTGGAACAAAAAAGTAAAACCAAAATTACAACTTACAGATAGTTCTCTTCAAACAGCCTATAAAAAAAGTGCCTTTCTATATCAGATCGATCTGATCAAATTCTCCGATAAAGACACCAGCACTTTACAGAAAAGCATGTTCAATCAAAACCAATTTAATAATTTAAAAAAGATAACACCAAAGGGACAGTTCCATCAGATCACATTAACCTATCCATTTCTTCCATACGGAGTGTTCACCACACAACTTGACCAAGCCAAAATTAACGATATCATAGGTCCTTTTGAAACAGATGAAGGTGTATATGTGATGATGGTAAAAAATATAGTACCAGCTCCACTCCAACCCTATAAAGATATTGAGCAAAAATTACGTCAGGCTATAACGATAAGAATGACCAATAAATATGTATATGAAAGCGTCAAGCACATACAAGCGGAAACAAAACCTAAATTCTATGATCAAGCGATAACAGATTTATGTCGTCATTATGATCAAAAAGAAAAAAAATGGAGCAGTAAGGTAGACAGTATGCTGTTGATGGAATATACATTTCATGGCAATACAAAACAATTCAAAGGAAAAGATTTTAAAGAATTCATCCAATATCAACCCATGTTTTTTGGCTCCCTTCAAAACACAGAAGATGTCAAGAAGATGATCAATACCCATTTAATTAGCCTATTTCTGTATGATGAAGCTCAAAAACTTTCACCTGAAAACGATAGCGAATACTTATTGTTTAAAGGTTGGCTAAGAAATCGTTTTTATATAAATTATTTCAGAGAACACGTTATACTTCCTCATATCCAACCTCAACAAAAAGCTGTTCAATCCAATTTCAAAATGCAGAACGATAGTCTACAGCAGCAATTTTTAATCAAAAAAGAGAAAGAAGAATATAGACAACAAATAGACCGATTAAAAACCAATTATAAGTTAGTAGTGGATAAAATGACTTAAACTACTCCTATTCAAGAACCATTATCAATTATTCATATTTAATCATTTTATAAACAAAAAATCATGAAAAAAATCATTTTAATTTTAAGTCTGCTATTAAGCAGTTCAGCAGCCACTTACGCCTTTAATCAACAAAGTGTCACTGCTTACGCAAATACTCCAAATCAGTATGCTCAAATGGGAGTGAACATCAACAGCAATTGCACTTATCTCCTTTTCAACTGTGAATGGAGTAATGCAACCTCTGGAACTGCGACTGCCTTTGGCGATACTTTAC is a window encoding:
- a CDS encoding RagB/SusD family nutrient uptake outer membrane protein gives rise to the protein MKKYLKIIVSFGVIVSSSYMSSCKKYLDKEEQSIISEKEAFKNFNNFQGYTEELYHCIVNFSNLYYTNSWNWGEDEITSTAGDYHFIHKIDNGNFWGWQAQHDGWGSGWMEQNDFTTEFLGGNDRNINKDLWNAAWFGLRKISIGLENMDKMTEASQEERDLIKGQLLFFRGWFHHRLMEYFGGMPYINKVLPSDEKLTLPRLNYHECADLAAADFREAANLLPINWDDTNPGKRTLGKNALRINKIMALGYLGKNYLWAGSPLMNFTVTGSRTYQADYCKKAAEAFGELLSLTEGGQTPYKLVDFENYHLNFYTISENWALPGSTEAIFRGPYNAGNNTHYGTSKQYMPSLITEGDALKFVPTANYVNYYGMANGLPIKDITQADAESGYDPQYPWKGRDPRFYNDIVFDGVKVIKGTIPPKDRPENEYRYAQLYTNGSYRNIQNGSRTGYTLRKFIPLTTNDYDRAFDYGSNMHIYVPYMRLADVYLMYAEAASMGNNSANGKSANYNKTAVEAVNIIRKRAGVADVNTKFLASSDAFIGELRRERAVELAYEGHRFNDLRRWLLLTESPYTLKTALEFDRTGTFNTTDPTQNRVVNMKEKVLVERKFTSKHYWLPLKVSDVSMYPEFSQNPGW
- a CDS encoding SusC/RagA family TonB-linked outer membrane protein, with product MKYKKLKIALCLSMVGLGTLDASASRLFQYKSNAPISPTRFGLKDTLQTDTTELIQVAFRKVKKQNLMGEIQAINLAQVMEKNYTTYSLQNLDALVSGYNGNIWGSSGYLLLVDGFPRDADNVMPTEIDQISVLKDANAIALYGSRAAKGVIYITTKRGKAGNQKINIRTNAGINTPISYPKYLGSAEYMTLYNEARRNDGLPHLYTQDNIYKHSTGENPYRYPNVDYYSSDYIKKSYNRYDATAEVSGGNERTQYYTNFGFWSAGSLLNFGEAVDNNTSNRFNMRGNINVKLNKIISLNVDAAASFYTSKGVNADYWAAAATGRPHRFSPLVPISMIEESDENSLILVNNSNFLVDGKYLLGGSQLDQTNAFANIYAGGSNRHLNRQFQFNTGLDFNLNDVLEGLTLKTAMAIDYQNQYNQSYNNNYAVYQANWNNYNGNDLISSLTKYGDDRISGVQNIGGSAYRQTLGFTAQLNYARTFNEQHHVSAILLANAFQIGESAEYHKQSNANLGLQLGYQFANKYYVDFSAALPHSAKLPEAKRKAISPTLSMAWRLSEEEFMKGSTIFNNLKLKASAGIINTDLDIQDYYLYQGYYTYNNAAWYSWRDGQLVHTFDRFRGENMDMRYPQRREITFGLEAGMYNNLVTFNASYFYNQMHGMLVQPNTLYPMYFMSYWPTYSDMPFVNFNVDERQGVDFGLNINKSFNNSFISLGVTGLYYDTKAVKRDELYENAYQNRANKPLDAIWGLQNEGFYRDQADVDQSPVSTFGEVKPGDIKYKDQNGDGTIDTRDEVYLGKAGWAGAPFSLGFNFTAKWKNLTLFAVATARYGGYEMKNSSYFWMDGEDKYSIIARDRWTEENKETATYPRLTTGNSDNNFRSSDFWMYKSNRFDLSKVQISYDFPTSVLGKGIVKELGIYTNGYNLMTFSKEKETMQLNIGGTPRTRFFNFGVKALF
- a CDS encoding RagB/SusD family nutrient uptake outer membrane protein, which encodes MKKIIFILSIASVLSLTSCEDMFEPAIENILDIETAYDRPLYAQGLLLNGYTRVPTNSWSFNDVATDDAVTNERANDYQKIATGQWTAINNPFDQWRNSKSAIQYINNFLELTDKVSWASTEHVTTMFNDRMKGEAYGLRALFMFHLLQSHAGKTSSGELMGIPIILEHEVLSSDFNHKRATFEACMKQIYADIQKAEDLLPLDYEDISSDSQIPAKYQALAIKMDDYNRVFGSHFRLRMTKRIAQAIKAKAALMAASPAFSSGNSTTWADAANYAGLVIQQKGGVSGIDPQGALYYQQNSVNAMNEGRNTSEILWRVDRGDVSSNLEADQFPPTLFGRGRINPTQNLVDAFPMANGYPVSDIANSGFNAQAPYENRDPRLKQYILVNGGTSGVNNTAINTSVNSPTNDGLNKVETSTRTGYYLRKLLRQDVNLNPSSTSGQYHITPRLRMTEIYLAYAEAANEAWGPTGTGTQSFSAYDIIKAIRTRAGVGTTNGDPYLNQVKNNKELMRELIRNERRLELCFEGFRFWDIRRWNKNLTEPARGISIENNSYTNINVENRVYEPYMQYGPIPYSEILKYSNLEQNMGW
- a CDS encoding DUF5627 domain-containing protein, with product MKKLNIFSVILVFVFTSCKNQDWEFPDFEYQTVYFAYQYPVRTITMGEDLFDTSLDNEGKVKVMATTGGVYDNKKDITIDFTVDNTMTNKIVYTSTDGDVIPLPSNYYTIASNKIVIPKGSLTGGVEVQLTANFFADPKAITTNYVLPIRLTQVMNADSILSGTPKAGSLRRKAVADDWDTAPKDYIFYAIKYINTWQGNYLRRGRDMIVGKNGNNTLSQTQIRRNAYVEKDEVKSLTTASLKNTILPLTFKDVDGTNINCNLMLSFDNNNNCVISSATTGVTASGKGSFVKKGDKNSWGNTDRDVLYLDYQIDMQKMSISTTDTLVMRDRGVKMETFSVRLKP
- a CDS encoding endo-1,4-beta-xylanase, producing MYRLNIKIAYGLMAGLLFSACAKHEVLEYGTEKPESIIAQENIDAYSPLISYIDKNAHPNFKWGVALNMDDYLNKGVMFRLANRNFEQMVMGYEMKHASIVQADGSLNLSKLERLIKAAQENNMQLFGHTLTWHSGQNAAYLNSLIAPIKLPAGSEPSQGGISVPLQSGYAMKMTNPSVVNAWEAQTAYDIAGIETNTQYVVKFAAKGSKAGSIGIDLQATSNYSGDSFGAIALTTEYKEYELKLTTTAVRNRFIINFGQYAGTIFIDDISLKKVGSNADIIAGGNFESGISGWFGWGNSSTRSQSAEGEGYGGPGGTVIEKTPEEKKTILTEALETFIAGMFSVTKDYVKAWDVVNEPMSDWPDQYALKTGIGKAELAEDEFYWQDYLGKDYAVKAIQLARKYGNPNDILFINDYGLEGSGDKCKGLIAYVNYVESKGAKVDGIGTQMHINSTANKDQIVNMYKLLAATGKMIKVSELDIGLGDNIKTANATAEMYQQQAEMYQFVIEKYFEIIPKAQQYGITIWSPLDSPDRENSYWRRGEPIGIWTESFVRKPAYQAVAEALQKQK
- a CDS encoding peptidylprolyl isomerase, which translates into the protein MKLIIKTAAYLLLLFLYSCSHRSSKKEDHKVVLQVGTYTLLQDEYYYLKEKLKRNHQDSIQLLEEIRDQAYLLAFANEHRYDTINELNKRLDYALKFYIAQVDGYLWNKKVKPKLQLTDSSLQTAYKKSAFLYQIDLIKFSDKDTSTLQKSMFNQNQFNNLKKITPKGQFHQITLTYPFLPYGVFTTQLDQAKINDIIGPFETDEGVYVMMVKNIVPAPLQPYKDIEQKLRQAITIRMTNKYVYESVKHIQAETKPKFYDQAITDLCRHYDQKEKKWSSKVDSMLLMEYTFHGNTKQFKGKDFKEFIQYQPMFFGSLQNTEDVKKMINTHLISLFLYDEAQKLSPENDSEYLLFKGWLRNRFYINYFREHVILPHIQPQQKAVQSNFKMQNDSLQQQFLIKKEKEEYRQQIDRLKTNYKLVVDKMT